The stretch of DNA GAATCTTTCGAAGAAATCATTAATTCTATTTCAAACATTTACTAATACAGCGTTTTATTTAATTATTCCATATACTATGCATGCATAGTATTATGCTAATCATACAATTTAATCCATTTAGGGTCAGGTTATTAACAAAATTTAACGTTAATAAATACTATGCATGCATAATAATTTACTAAATTTGGTAAAAACCCATTGCAACGAAAATGATGGATAATAACAAAGAAAAAATAGAAAACGTAGATCTGATCCTAAAACAGACATGGCTGGCTGTATCTAAAATGTATACAGAGCTAGCCCAAGAGCATGATTCTACGGCCGTTCAGGCTCTTACCCTCTTGAAAATAGACCCTAAAGAAGGAACAAGAAGTACCAACTTAGGGCCCAAAATGGCCATCGAACCTACTTCCTTAACAAGGATTATCAAACTTCTGGAAGATAATGGATATATCTATAAGGAGAAAACCACCACTGACAAACGAGAGGTTATCATTAAACTTACAGATAAAGGGTTAAACTCAAGGAATCTATCAAAAGAAGTCGTGGTAAGCTTTAATAAAAGAGTGATGGAAAAAATTGCTCCTGAAAAAATGGAGACTTTTAAGGAGGTTATGCATGAAATTATGAAAATTGCCAACGATTTAAATAATAGAAAATAAATTGAAATGAAACCGAAAGGTTACATCTGACAAAATAAAAATAAATAATAAATAGTTTACAGATGAAAAGAAGAATCAAACACGTAACGGTTCTTGGTTCAGGAATCATGGGAAGCGGTATCGCAGCTCACTTTGCCAATATTGGTGTGGAAGTTTTGCTGTTGGATATTGTTCCTTTTGAATTGACTGAAGCTGAACAAAAAAAAGGTTTGACCAAAGATGATAAAGCAGTAAGAAACAGAATTGCTGCTGAAAACTTTGAAAAACTGAAAAAAGCAAGTCCTGCTCTACTCTATACCCCAAAATTTGCGGATAGAATTAAAGTAGGAAATTTTGATGATGATTTAGAGAAAATAAAAAATACAGACTGGATTATTGAGGTTGTTGTTGAAAGACTTGACATCAAAAAATCTGTGTATGAAAAAATAGAACAGTTCAGAAAACCAGGTACATTAATTTCATCCAATACATCAGGAATTCCTATTCATTTCTTAACGGAAGGACGAAGTGATGATTTCAAAAAATATTTTGCTGGTACCCACTTCTTTAATCCTGTACGATACCTTCCTCTTTTAGAGATTATTCCTACCAACGATACTGATCCTGAGATCATAGATTTCTATATGAATTACGGAGCTAAATTCTTAGGCAAAACAACTGTTTTGGCAAAAGATACTCCTGCATTTATTGCCAACAGAATCGGGGTTTTCTCTATGATGGATCTTCTTCATAATGTTCAGAAGCTTGGATTGAATGTTTCTGATGTGGATAAGTTAACAGGTCCTGTAATCGGACGTCCGAAATCTGCAACATTCAGAACAGCTGATGTCGTAGGTCTTGATACATTGGTAATGGTAGCTAACGGAGTTCGCCAAAGCGGTTCTGAAGCTAATGACTTCAATGATGTCTTTGCGCTTCCTGAGTATATCCAGAAAATGATGGATAACAAGTGGCTAGGATCTAAAACACAACAAGGGTTCTATAAAAAAGTGAAAGGTGCAGATGGAAAATCTGAAATTCACGGGCTAAACCTTGATACTCTTGAATATGAACTTCAAGGAAAATCATCTTTCCCTACGCTAGAATTAACTAAAAGCATTGATAAGCCTATCGACCGTTTCAAAGTATTGATCGGAGGAAAGGATAAAGCAGGAGAATTGTATAGAAAATCTTTAGGTGCATTATTCGCTTATGTTTCTCATAAAGTTCCTGAAATCTCTGATGACATCTACAAAATTGACGATGCAATGAGAGCCGGTTTCGGATGGGAAAACGGACCTTTTGAAATCTGGGATGCTGTAGGAATTCAAAAAGGTATTGAATTGGCTAAAGATGCCGGTTACGAAGTTTCTGATTGGGTAAAAGCTTTAGCAGAAAAAGGAGAAACCTTCTATAAAGTCAATGATGAAGGACAAAGCATTTATTACGATAAAAACTCGGGAGACTATAATAATATCCCAGGTCAGGATGCTTTCATCATTTTAGATAATATCAGAAAGAATAAAACACTTTGGAGCAATTCCGGAGCTGCTATTGAAGATTTAGGTGACGGAATCATCAACTTTGAGATCCGCTCTAAAATGAATTCTCTTGGAGGAGAAGTTCTTGACGGATTAAACAGAGCTATTGATTTAGCCGAAAAAGAATATGACGGATTAGTAATAGGAAATCAAGGTACCAACTTCTCTGTAGGAGCTAATTTAGCCATGATCTTAATGATGGCAATTGAGCAAGATTGGGATGATTTGAATATGGCTATTGCTTACTTCCAGAAATCAATGATGAGAGTTCGTTATTCTGCTATTCCTGTTGTTGTTGCTCCACACGGAATGACTCTTGGAGGTGGTTGCGAAATGACTATGCATGCTGACAGAGTTGTTGCTGCAGCTGAAACTTATATTGGACTAGTTGAAACCGGAGTTGGAGTAATTCCTGGTGGTGGTGGTACTAAAGAGCTTACCCTGAGAACATCCAGAGAGTTCCATGCTGATGATGTTAAAAATAACAGACTTCGTGAGGCTTTCATGAATATTGCCATGGGTAAAGTAGCTACATCTGCTTATGAAGCTTATGACATGGGTATCCTTGAAAAAGGAAAAGACATTGTTTGTATAAACAAAAACAGACAAATTGCAGAAGCTAAAAAGATTGCCAAATTAATGGCAGAGCAAGGCTATACTCAACCTATTGAGCAAAAAGTAAAAGTTCTTGGAAAAGACGCATTAGGAATGTTCTATGTAGGAACCGATCAAATGCTGACTGGAAACTTTATTTCTGAACACGACAAGAAAATTGCAGATAAATTAGCCAATGTAATGGTTGGAGGAAATCTTTCCGAACCAACTGTAGTTACTGAACAGTATCTACTGAACCTTGAAAGAGAAACCTTCCTTCAACTATGTGGAGAAAGAAAAACTCTGGAAAGAATTCAGTACATGTTACAGAAAGGAAAGCCACTTAGGAATTAGACTTTAGATTTTAGATGTTAGAAGTTAGAGATGAGAGCACACAAATTACATGATTTGCTTATTTGGAAAAAATCAATGACTTTAGTAAAGGAAGTATATCTCTTGACAGAAGACTTACCTTCAGACGAAAAGTATGGATTAATCTCTCAAATAAGAAGATGTGCTGTATCGATTCCTTCTAATATCGCTGAGGGTGCAGGAAGAA from Chryseobacterium piperi encodes:
- a CDS encoding 3-hydroxyacyl-CoA dehydrogenase/enoyl-CoA hydratase family protein; protein product: MKRRIKHVTVLGSGIMGSGIAAHFANIGVEVLLLDIVPFELTEAEQKKGLTKDDKAVRNRIAAENFEKLKKASPALLYTPKFADRIKVGNFDDDLEKIKNTDWIIEVVVERLDIKKSVYEKIEQFRKPGTLISSNTSGIPIHFLTEGRSDDFKKYFAGTHFFNPVRYLPLLEIIPTNDTDPEIIDFYMNYGAKFLGKTTVLAKDTPAFIANRIGVFSMMDLLHNVQKLGLNVSDVDKLTGPVIGRPKSATFRTADVVGLDTLVMVANGVRQSGSEANDFNDVFALPEYIQKMMDNKWLGSKTQQGFYKKVKGADGKSEIHGLNLDTLEYELQGKSSFPTLELTKSIDKPIDRFKVLIGGKDKAGELYRKSLGALFAYVSHKVPEISDDIYKIDDAMRAGFGWENGPFEIWDAVGIQKGIELAKDAGYEVSDWVKALAEKGETFYKVNDEGQSIYYDKNSGDYNNIPGQDAFIILDNIRKNKTLWSNSGAAIEDLGDGIINFEIRSKMNSLGGEVLDGLNRAIDLAEKEYDGLVIGNQGTNFSVGANLAMILMMAIEQDWDDLNMAIAYFQKSMMRVRYSAIPVVVAPHGMTLGGGCEMTMHADRVVAAAETYIGLVETGVGVIPGGGGTKELTLRTSREFHADDVKNNRLREAFMNIAMGKVATSAYEAYDMGILEKGKDIVCINKNRQIAEAKKIAKLMAEQGYTQPIEQKVKVLGKDALGMFYVGTDQMLTGNFISEHDKKIADKLANVMVGGNLSEPTVVTEQYLLNLERETFLQLCGERKTLERIQYMLQKGKPLRN
- a CDS encoding MarR family winged helix-turn-helix transcriptional regulator, producing the protein MDNNKEKIENVDLILKQTWLAVSKMYTELAQEHDSTAVQALTLLKIDPKEGTRSTNLGPKMAIEPTSLTRIIKLLEDNGYIYKEKTTTDKREVIIKLTDKGLNSRNLSKEVVVSFNKRVMEKIAPEKMETFKEVMHEIMKIANDLNNRK